One segment of Fusarium oxysporum f. sp. lycopersici 4287 supercont2.54 genomic scaffold, whole genome shotgun sequence DNA contains the following:
- a CDS encoding uncharacterized protein (At least one base has a quality score < 10): protein MMSTAAMAPRPIRSPAPAPAPARPPTQIDVINLSLDDSSDLGNNASLPQRSPSPQPARLETTNARFCLIDEAGSPSQTPISPPQKRPGQSSFHSFEPSRPSQPTFRPVQKVTTSNGKSDDAQDMARSSGVRHPNLGHQQAMPSSEHRSPKAIQHVKAISPEYHTPRKPEWDVSRIVQALTTFRQDIKDGHARMTSYIIESTKPVERRVLTGKDLFAGLSSKPTLADEADTMRIKFKEHSKPKSNKREDYYEARPIQTDEERVPRYRFHHVEIKKNILTPNTMLTFVPHLRDLEGSEESKYNVWLQELEDIDRKSGFKPMSREEKVRVTVRSEFALTVSLYLENWLDRLRLPGCDKSTLIRYMANRAPDDAITPRQKSDILNAHRPAESSTPPEANRAVEMFIEAFHCVFYQNESSTKQIALRDVLLLDESVDSIMDTKPTAKNGSLSLNENEFEAVEFNLGTYCILGCLICFSHSCEHGEYDASNSKRSLSMLPRLSDTLRRRRRIPSDKVNVANGHPPNPCKRSCYQTSTTSVVNSAQRPWTPEEHIVMRSMIVTADHSRVKTDPFCIVAHLLDRDCRDVFHEYERLGIRLPPREPVSKTPIKTVSWYDRFKKALIGDWENRTRSHEHQQRELIEPCFHEGPCTQENCICVQYGYLCEKYCGCTVENCAYKFTGCACHLQGKTCLAKQKDRPCICVQLHRECDPDLCGTCGVLERADPENAEDELIHATGCQNCSLQRGLTKALALGQSQLEGVGYGLFAAECIAQGDFIIEYVGELITHDEGVRREARRGDVFDEESNISYVFTLLENEGMWVDAALYGNLSRYINHASEKSGGDKRGCNITPQILYVNGEYRIKFTATRDIQAGEELFFNYGENFPNLTKKVLDHKAGEMSDEAKKRTRRPNRVDHKQGVARKAPKSGKKKSDKKKPGKAKTASHQDLEDEDLEMYESPEFIPKLPRKRKREIQDDSEEDEYHPTATDATGSCAGSPSTIDSDFALGKSSGSLRKRARRPLKSAVAEHMGKSRGEPRTWGKRGGTRPDSGRPRKHPHRAPKPAPSPMPEQPVAMTPGQPQTGTPEVTQPLVMALGLQGRQAMEIDGGLEDRN, encoded by the exons ATGATGTCAACCGCAGCCATGGCTCCACGCCCAATCCGAAgtccagctccagctcctgctcctgctcgTCCTCCAACACAAATCGATGTAATCAACCTGAGCTTGGACGATTCAAGCGATCTTGGGAATAATGCTTCTCTTCCACAAAGATCACCATCGCCACAGCCCGCTCGTCTCGAGACCACTAATGCCCGATTTTGCTTGATCGACGAAGCTGGTAGTCCCAGCCAGACGCCCATCAGCCCGCCTCAGAAACGACCTGGCCAATCCAGCTTTCACTCATTTGAGCCATCTCGTCCGTCGCAGCCGACGTTCAGGCCAGTGCAAAAGGTGACCACGTCAAATGGTAAATCGGATGATGCCCAAGACATGGCAAGGTCGTCTGGCGTGCGACACCCCAACCTGGGGCATCAGCAGGCGATGCCGTCCTCGGAGCATCGTTCTCCCAAAGCGATTCAACATGTCAAGGCTATAAGCCCTGAGTATCATACCCCGCGAAAGCCGGAATGGGATGTCTCTCGCATCGTTCAAGCCTTGACCACATTTCGCCAAGATATCAAAGACGGACATGCACGCATGACATCCTACATCATCGAATCCACCAAGCCTGTGGAGCGCCGTGTTCTCACAGGCAAGGATCTCTTTGCCGGCCTCAGCAGCAAACCTACATTAGCGGACGAGGCTGACACGATGAGAATCAAATTCAAA GAACACTCCAAGCCCAAGAGCAACAAACGTGAGGATTACTATGAGGCTAGACCTATCCAGACTGACGAAGAGCGTGTTCCCCGGTATCGCTTTCACCACGTAGAAATTAAGAAGAATATCCTCACCCCAAACACGATGCTGACATTTGTTCCCCACCTGAGGGACCTTGAGGGCTCTGAGGAGTCAAAGTACAACGTTTGGTTGCAGGAGCTGGAGGACATCGACCGCAAATCTGGATTTAAGCCCATGAGTCGTGAGGAGAAGGTACGCGTAACTGTCCGCTCGGAATTCGCCTTGACTGTCTCGCTCTACCTTGAAAATTGGCTGGACAGGCTCAGGCTTCCCGGCTGCGATAAATCAACTCTGATCCGGTACATGGCAAATCGGGCACCCGATGATGCGATCACGCCCCGACAGAAGTCCGACATCCTCAACGCCCATCGCCCAGCCGAGTCCAGTACCCCTCCTGAGGCCAACAGGGCTGTCGAAATGTTCATAGAAGCATTTCATTGTGTATTCTATCAAAACGAATCTTCGACGAAACAGATTGCGCTCCGAGATGTCCTCTTGCTCGACGAGTCTGTCGACAGCATCATGGACACCAAACCGACGGCCAAGAACGGCTCTCTCTCTCTAAACGAAAACGAATTTGAGGCTGTCGAATTCAATTTGGGAACTTATTGTATTCTTGGCTGTCTCATCTGCTTCAGCCATTCTTGCGAGCATGGAGAGTACGATGCTTCCAACAGCAAACGCTCCCTTTCGATGCTGCCTCGCCTCTCGGATACCCTCCGGCGAAGACGACGCATCCCGTCCGATAAGGTCAACGTCGCCAATGGGCATCCTCCTAACCCCTGCAAACGCAGCTGCTACCAAACATCGACCACTTCCGTAGTAAACTCTGCGCAGCGACCTTGGACGCCGGAAGAGCACATCGTTATGCGATCCATGATTGTGACAGCCGACCACAGTCGCGTCAAAACAGACCCCTTCTGCATTGTTGCCCACCTTCTTGACCGCGACTGCCGCGACGTTTTCCACGAGTATGAACGCCTCGGCATCAGACTGCCTCCGCGCGAGCCAGTCAGCAAGACGCCAATTAAGACGGTCTCATGGTATGATCGCTTCAAAAAGGCGCTCATTGGCGACTGGGAAAATCGCACACGCAGCCACGAGCATCAACAGCGTGAGCTGATTGAGCCGTGCTTCCACGAAGGACCATGCACCCAGGAAAATTGCATTTGTGTCCAGTATGGATATTTATGTGAGAAGTACTGCGGATGCACGGTGGAGAATTGCGCGTACAAATTCACTGGCTGCGCCTGCCATTTGCAAGGCAAAACTTGTCTTGCGAAACAAAAGGATAGGCCATGTATTTGTGTGCAGCTGCACCGCGAGTGCGATCCGGATCTCTGCGGTACCTGTGGCGTTCTGGAGAGGGCTGATCCTGAAAATGCCGAAGATGAACTCATCCACGCGACTGGCTGCCAGAACTGTTCTTTACAGCGTGGTCTTACCAAGGCTCTCGCGTTAGGCCAAAGCCAGCTAGAGGGAGTTGGCTACGGGCTTTTCGCAGCTGAATGTATCGCACAGGGTGATTTCATCATCGAGTATGTTGGAGAACTCATCACCCATGACGAAGGCGTTCGGAGAGAGGCCAGACGCGGTGATGTATTCGATGAAGAATCCAACATCTCGTACGTCTTCACTCTTCTCGAAAATGAAGGCATGTGGGTGGACGCAGCTTTATATGGTAACCTGAGCCGTTACATCAACCATGCATCGGAGAAGTCAGGCGGCGACAAGCGTGGCTGCAACATCACGCCTCAAATTCTTTACGTCAATGGCGAATACCGGATTAAATTCACTGCGACGCGTGACATTCAGGCTGGCGAGGAACTCTTCTTCAACTATGGCGAGAACTTCCCAAATCTGACCAAGAAGGTGCTCGACCATAAGGCGGGAGAGATGTCtgacgaggccaagaagcgGACACGCCGTCCAAACCGGGTCGATCATAAACAGGGAGTAGCCAGAAAAGCGCCCAAGTCTGGCAAAAAGAAGTCTGACAAAAAGAAGCCTGGCAAGGCCAAGACGGCCTCACATCAAGACCTTGAAGACGAGGACTTGGAAATGTACGAGTCGCCCGAATTTATACCAAAACTACCGCGAAAGCGGAAGCGAGAAATACAGGATGACTCTGAGGAGGACGAGTATCATCCAACGGCAACAGATGCGACTGGGTCTTGCGCCGGGTCTCCGTCAACAATTGACTCGGACTTTGCGTTAGGGAAGAGTTCGGGCAGTCTTCGAAAACGAGCACGTCGGCCACTAAAGTCAGCAGTGGCCGAGCATATGGGCAAGTCTCGAGGTGAGCCCAGGACATGGGGGAAACGGGGCGGAACCAGACCCGACAGTGGAAGGCCTAGAAAGCATCCACACAGGGCGCCGAAGCCCGCCCCCTCCCCGATGCCCGAACAACCAGTAGCCATGACGCCAGGTCAGCCTCAGACTGGAACTCCGGAAGTGACACAACCACTGGTGATGGCACTTGGCTTGCAAGGGCGGCAGGCCATGGAAATTGACGGCGGTTTAGAAGATAGGAATTGA